One genomic window of Halolamina sediminis includes the following:
- a CDS encoding aldo/keto reductase — protein MQEIPRLGFGTYENDDPEQCAESVRTALEAGYRHVDTAQSYGNESAVGDGIAASDVAREDVFVATKLSTENLAYDDAVETARESADRLGVDTIDLLYVHWPINSYDPEGTIEALNDLYEDGVIDAVGLSNFRVDQLNDALDRLEPRLAAHQVECHPMLPQDELRAHAVDHDYALVAYCPIARNQVADVETIQEIAEKHDATPAQVSLAWLLAKQNVAAIPKATGESHIRENWEARKLDLDDEDVAAIDGIDERHRIVDFDAAPWNQ, from the coding sequence ATGCAGGAGATCCCTCGACTCGGCTTCGGCACCTACGAGAACGACGACCCCGAGCAGTGCGCCGAGAGCGTCCGGACCGCCCTCGAAGCGGGCTACCGACACGTCGACACCGCCCAAAGCTACGGTAACGAGAGCGCGGTCGGCGACGGCATCGCCGCCAGCGACGTGGCCCGCGAGGACGTGTTCGTCGCCACCAAGCTCTCGACGGAGAACCTCGCGTACGACGACGCCGTCGAGACCGCCCGTGAGAGCGCCGACCGGCTGGGCGTCGACACGATCGACCTGCTGTACGTCCACTGGCCGATCAACAGCTACGACCCCGAGGGGACGATCGAGGCACTGAATGACCTCTACGAGGACGGCGTCATCGACGCCGTGGGACTGTCGAACTTCCGCGTCGACCAGCTCAACGACGCGCTCGATCGGCTGGAGCCACGGCTCGCGGCCCATCAGGTCGAGTGCCACCCGATGCTCCCGCAGGACGAGCTCCGAGCCCACGCCGTCGATCACGACTACGCGCTGGTGGCGTACTGTCCGATCGCGCGGAACCAGGTCGCGGACGTCGAAACGATACAGGAGATCGCCGAGAAACACGACGCCACGCCCGCGCAGGTGAGCCTCGCGTGGCTGCTCGCGAAGCAGAACGTCGCCGCCATCCCGAAGGCGACCGGCGAGAGCCACATCCGGGAGAACTGGGAAGCGCGGAAGCTCGATCTCGACGACGAGGACGTGGCCGCCATCGACGGGATCGACGAGCGCCACCGCATCGTCGACTTCGACGCGGCGCCCTGGAACCAGTAG
- a CDS encoding PHP domain-containing protein, giving the protein MVRFDYHTHSNYSDGHFIPGMIRAAEAAGLDGIGFADHCNVTAEGDARRRLDGLGFAMDETYPRRREGIQWARTETDIAIYDAVEMDYVPGREADIAAFLDEAGFDYAIGSVHSVDGDDVQWSENFVGLDDEGRRAVVDGYYDALAALAGTELFDIAAHADLVERTPELRGYSTAEHYEQVAAAFADSATIPEINAGRVLDDYGEFHPAPGLLDSFLDHDVEFVIGTDSHHPEEIGDRIDALEAHLDDRGIEPARLDV; this is encoded by the coding sequence ATGGTCCGGTTCGACTACCACACCCACTCGAACTACTCGGACGGCCACTTCATCCCGGGGATGATCCGAGCCGCGGAGGCCGCGGGGCTGGACGGGATCGGATTCGCCGACCACTGCAACGTCACCGCCGAGGGCGATGCTCGTCGGCGCCTCGACGGCCTCGGGTTCGCGATGGACGAGACGTACCCCCGCCGCCGCGAGGGGATCCAGTGGGCCCGCACCGAGACCGACATCGCGATCTACGATGCCGTCGAGATGGACTACGTCCCGGGCCGGGAGGCCGACATCGCCGCGTTCCTCGACGAAGCGGGGTTCGACTACGCCATCGGCAGCGTCCACAGCGTCGACGGCGACGACGTGCAGTGGTCTGAGAACTTCGTCGGCCTCGACGACGAGGGCCGCCGCGCCGTCGTCGACGGCTACTACGACGCCCTCGCCGCGCTGGCCGGGACGGAGCTGTTCGACATCGCCGCCCACGCCGACCTCGTGGAGCGAACGCCCGAACTCCGGGGGTACTCGACGGCCGAGCACTACGAACAGGTGGCCGCGGCGTTCGCCGACTCCGCGACGATCCCGGAGATCAACGCCGGCCGCGTGCTCGACGACTACGGCGAGTTCCACCCCGCGCCGGGGCTGCTCGACAGCTTCCTCGACCACGACGTCGAGTTCGTGATCGGCACCGACTCACACCACCCCGAGGAGATCGGCGACCGGATCGACGCGCTGGAGGCCCACCTCGACGACCGCGGCATCGAGCCGGCGAGGCTCGACGTCTGA
- a CDS encoding cupin domain-containing protein, whose translation MDRLPDVTPEPGTIETRELVVDDDALVKAFFLGPGAELDAHDHPESLNVFHVLSGTVTVIQEDDEEAIAAPGVVAHDRGLAHGARNDTDETAVFTATLAPLP comes from the coding sequence ATGGACCGACTCCCCGACGTGACCCCGGAACCGGGCACGATCGAGACCCGCGAACTGGTGGTCGATGACGACGCCCTCGTCAAGGCCTTCTTCCTCGGCCCCGGCGCCGAACTCGACGCACACGATCATCCCGAGAGCCTGAACGTGTTCCACGTCCTCTCGGGCACCGTGACCGTGATTCAGGAGGACGACGAGGAAGCGATCGCCGCGCCGGGCGTCGTCGCCCACGACCGCGGCCTCGCCCACGGCGCGCGCAACGACACCGACGAGACCGCCGTCTTCACCGCGACGCTCGCGCCACTGCCCTGA
- a CDS encoding Lrp/AsnC family transcriptional regulator → MKDGELDDVDRHILYYLQQDARGTSSSEIAEKLDLSASTVRTRINKLEESGIIRGYHLDIDYDLAGYPLYTKIICTAPIPERDELANAAREIEGVTAVREIMTGERNVYVNTIGRDHDDLNRISEELDALGLEIVDEQIIRDEYVCPYQGFLDGPDEA, encoded by the coding sequence ATGAAAGACGGAGAGCTGGACGACGTGGACCGCCACATCCTCTACTACCTCCAGCAGGACGCCCGGGGCACCTCCTCCAGCGAGATCGCCGAGAAGCTGGACCTGTCGGCGAGCACGGTTCGTACCCGAATCAACAAGCTCGAGGAGTCCGGCATCATCCGTGGCTACCACCTCGACATCGACTACGACCTCGCAGGCTACCCGCTGTACACGAAGATCATCTGCACCGCCCCGATCCCCGAGCGCGACGAGCTCGCGAACGCGGCCCGGGAAATCGAGGGCGTCACCGCGGTCCGGGAGATCATGACCGGTGAGCGCAACGTCTACGTCAACACGATCGGCCGCGACCACGACGACCTCAACCGGATCAGCGAGGAGCTCGACGCGCTGGGGCTGGAGATCGTCGACGAGCAGATCATCCGCGACGAGTACGTCTGCCCGTACCAGGGCTTCCTCGACGGTCCCGACGAAGCGTAG
- a CDS encoding NAD-binding protein encodes MSDISTDIDASRGRSTDGELFVLGGGGVGAAVSRELQEAGHTVVLVDDAVDPPGIRTVEASPTDVETLREAGLPAASAVVVASQSDRRNLLLAQSIRVRFDTPRVVVLVNSDDRVELFADAGHEVVCATSAVSAAVTEHV; translated from the coding sequence ATGAGCGACATCTCTACCGACATTGACGCATCGAGGGGGCGATCGACCGACGGCGAACTGTTCGTCTTGGGCGGCGGCGGGGTCGGCGCCGCCGTCAGCCGAGAGCTCCAGGAGGCAGGCCACACCGTCGTCCTCGTCGACGACGCGGTCGATCCCCCCGGTATCAGGACAGTCGAAGCCTCCCCCACCGACGTGGAGACGCTTCGGGAGGCCGGCCTCCCGGCAGCGTCGGCAGTCGTCGTGGCGAGCCAGTCCGACCGGCGGAACCTCCTGCTCGCCCAGTCGATCCGCGTCCGATTCGACACGCCCCGAGTCGTCGTTCTCGTCAACAGCGACGACCGCGTCGAGCTGTTCGCCGACGCCGGCCACGAGGTCGTCTGTGCGACCAGCGCCGTCTCCGCGGCCGTCACCGAGCACGTATGA
- a CDS encoding amino acid permease: protein MKELERDLGLPSVLAISIGAMIGSGIFILPALALEIAGPAVILAYLLAGVLVVPAALSKSEMATAMPEAGGTYIYIERGMGPLLGTIAGVGTWFSLSFKGALALVGGVPYLLLLFDLPMKPVALGLATVLILVNIVGAKQTGRLQVAIVVVMLAALGWFAAGSAPQVQTANYANFFADGIGGLLAATGLVFVSYAGVTKVASVAEEVENPGRNIPLGILGSLAFTTVLYVAIVAVLVGVTDPGAVAGSATPVAVAAEVTLGSAGVIAVIGAAILALVSTANAGILSSSRYPFAMSRDKLAPPSMAAVSERLGTPVNSITLTGAVLLALIAFVPILDIAKLASAFQIMVFALINLAVIAFREGTVEYEPEFTSPLYPWVQVFGAVTSIGLLTQMGRVPLAGAGIITVASVLWYAGYVRPRVDREGAATGAIRRQVSEENLSEIESPGATHEVLVALTKQIDQRRVQTLISLAADQVRADDGRVVVVQFEEVPDQAPLTADVAAQSDADRSFERRVERFGEELGVEVEADEIVSHDTKHAIVNFAESRGVDAIVAEHEPLRLRSRLLGDPIDWMVRHAPCDVLLVDSSAPRLPEKVVVSSDTAPFPSAPVSVAASIAAAHDGGVSLWYPADGDGGRDESVEEYRTELSARLDVPADAEAIPTDQRPPAADLLVRRGADHRLRGALADGGQPFTGVAGTTVTVYPRESRRPSLPRRLVERYLL from the coding sequence ATGAAGGAGCTCGAACGCGACCTCGGCCTGCCGTCGGTGCTGGCGATCAGCATCGGCGCAATGATCGGAAGCGGCATCTTCATCCTCCCGGCGTTGGCACTGGAGATCGCCGGCCCCGCGGTGATTCTCGCGTACCTGCTGGCAGGCGTGCTCGTCGTGCCCGCGGCGCTGTCGAAATCCGAAATGGCGACCGCGATGCCCGAAGCCGGCGGGACGTACATCTACATCGAGCGCGGGATGGGGCCGCTGCTGGGCACCATCGCGGGCGTCGGGACGTGGTTCTCGCTCTCGTTTAAGGGCGCGCTGGCGCTGGTCGGCGGCGTTCCCTACCTCCTGCTCCTGTTCGACCTGCCCATGAAGCCGGTCGCGCTGGGGTTGGCGACGGTGTTGATCCTCGTGAACATCGTCGGCGCCAAACAAACCGGGCGCCTGCAGGTCGCCATCGTCGTCGTGATGCTGGCCGCACTCGGGTGGTTCGCGGCCGGGAGCGCCCCGCAGGTCCAGACGGCCAACTACGCGAACTTCTTCGCCGACGGGATCGGCGGGCTACTGGCGGCGACGGGGCTGGTGTTCGTCTCCTACGCGGGCGTCACCAAGGTCGCGAGCGTCGCCGAGGAGGTCGAGAACCCCGGCCGGAACATCCCGCTGGGAATCCTCGGCTCGCTGGCGTTCACGACCGTCCTCTACGTCGCCATCGTCGCCGTGCTGGTCGGCGTGACCGACCCCGGCGCCGTCGCCGGATCGGCGACCCCGGTCGCGGTGGCTGCGGAGGTCACGCTGGGGAGCGCGGGCGTGATCGCCGTCATCGGCGCCGCCATCCTCGCGCTGGTGTCGACGGCCAACGCCGGCATCCTCTCCTCCTCCCGTTACCCCTTCGCGATGAGCCGGGACAAGCTCGCGCCGCCGTCGATGGCGGCGGTCAGCGAGCGGCTCGGGACGCCCGTGAACTCGATCACGCTCACCGGCGCGGTGCTGCTGGCGCTGATCGCGTTCGTCCCGATCCTCGACATCGCCAAGCTCGCGAGCGCGTTCCAGATCATGGTGTTCGCGCTGATCAACCTCGCCGTGATCGCGTTCCGGGAGGGGACCGTCGAGTACGAGCCGGAGTTCACCTCGCCGCTGTACCCCTGGGTGCAGGTGTTCGGCGCGGTGACCAGCATCGGGCTGCTGACCCAGATGGGTCGAGTGCCCCTCGCTGGGGCGGGGATAATCACGGTCGCGAGCGTGCTCTGGTACGCGGGCTACGTCCGCCCGCGCGTCGACCGCGAGGGGGCCGCGACGGGCGCGATCCGACGACAGGTCAGCGAGGAGAACCTCTCCGAGATCGAGTCCCCGGGTGCGACTCACGAGGTGCTGGTGGCGCTCACGAAGCAGATAGATCAGCGGCGAGTGCAGACGCTGATCTCGCTTGCGGCCGATCAGGTTCGTGCCGACGACGGCCGCGTGGTCGTCGTCCAATTCGAGGAAGTGCCCGATCAGGCACCGCTGACGGCGGACGTCGCTGCCCAGTCCGACGCCGACCGCAGCTTCGAACGCCGGGTCGAACGGTTCGGCGAGGAGCTCGGCGTCGAGGTCGAGGCCGACGAGATCGTCAGCCACGACACCAAACACGCCATCGTCAACTTCGCCGAGTCGCGTGGCGTCGACGCGATCGTCGCCGAACACGAGCCGCTCCGACTGCGCTCGCGGCTGCTCGGCGACCCGATCGACTGGATGGTACGCCACGCGCCGTGTGACGTGCTGCTGGTCGACAGCTCCGCCCCGCGACTGCCCGAGAAAGTCGTCGTGTCGAGCGACACCGCCCCGTTCCCGTCGGCGCCGGTGAGCGTCGCCGCGTCGATCGCCGCGGCCCACGACGGCGGCGTCTCGCTGTGGTATCCAGCTGACGGCGACGGCGGCCGCGACGAGTCGGTGGAGGAGTACCGGACGGAGCTCTCGGCGAGGCTCGACGTCCCGGCCGACGCGGAAGCGATCCCGACCGACCAGCGCCCGCCGGCGGCGGACCTGCTCGTCCGCCGCGGCGCGGACCACCGCCTCCGCGGGGCGCTCGCCGACGGGGGGCAGCCGTTCACGGGGGTCGCCGGGACGACCGTCACAGTGTACCCGCGGGAGAGCCGTCGACCGTCGCTGCCCCGGCGCCTGGTCGAACGGTACCTGCTGTAG
- a CDS encoding DUF7126 family protein, translating into MKAIVAGADAEGISEELEALGVTVERVDSPVFADALEDAGVADAELFVLTDLAEGISITLAKEINPDVRAVRFGSGELPESVAGTVDLVVDPSLLGPEAVAEELVDELA; encoded by the coding sequence ATGAAGGCGATCGTCGCCGGCGCCGACGCCGAGGGGATCAGCGAGGAGCTTGAAGCGCTTGGCGTGACCGTCGAGCGCGTCGACAGCCCCGTGTTCGCCGACGCGCTCGAGGACGCGGGGGTCGCGGACGCCGAGCTGTTCGTGCTCACCGACCTCGCGGAGGGGATCTCGATCACGCTCGCGAAGGAGATCAATCCCGACGTGCGGGCGGTCCGCTTCGGCAGCGGGGAGCTGCCGGAGTCGGTCGCCGGCACCGTCGACCTCGTCGTCGACCCGTCGCTGCTGGGGCCCGAGGCGGTCGCGGAGGAGCTCGTCGACGAACTCGCGTAG
- the guaA gene encoding glutamine-hydrolyzing GMP synthase, with protein MVDPESFIDEKVEEIREEVGDGKAVIALSGGVDSSVAAALAYEAIGDRLVPVYVDTGLMRKGETESIRETFSYMHSLTVVDAEERFLAELAGVTDPEEKRHVIGEQFIREFEREARAADADYLVQGTIYPDRIESEGNIKSHHNVGGLPEAVDFEGIVEPVRDLYKDEVREVARALDLEAVISERMPFPGPGLAVRIVGEVTKEKVEVARDACHVVEEETAEHEPWQAFGAVLGKATGVKGDNRVHGWVVAVRSVESRDGMTARAQELDWDTLQRIQSRITGMNDNVSRVVYDVTHKPPATIEYE; from the coding sequence ATGGTCGACCCCGAGTCGTTCATCGACGAGAAGGTCGAAGAGATCCGCGAGGAGGTCGGCGACGGGAAGGCCGTCATCGCCCTGTCGGGCGGCGTCGACTCCTCGGTCGCGGCCGCGCTAGCGTACGAGGCGATCGGCGATCGGCTGGTCCCTGTCTACGTCGACACGGGGCTGATGCGGAAAGGCGAGACCGAGAGTATCCGCGAGACGTTCTCCTACATGCACTCGCTGACGGTCGTCGACGCCGAGGAGCGGTTCCTCGCCGAACTCGCCGGCGTCACCGATCCCGAGGAGAAGCGTCACGTCATCGGCGAGCAGTTCATCCGGGAGTTCGAGCGCGAGGCGCGGGCGGCCGACGCCGACTACCTCGTGCAGGGGACGATCTACCCCGACCGCATCGAGAGCGAAGGGAACATCAAGTCCCACCACAACGTCGGCGGGCTGCCCGAGGCCGTCGACTTCGAGGGGATCGTCGAGCCCGTCCGCGACCTCTACAAGGACGAGGTCCGGGAGGTCGCCCGCGCGCTCGACCTCGAAGCGGTGATCTCCGAGCGGATGCCGTTCCCCGGCCCGGGGCTGGCGGTCCGCATCGTCGGCGAGGTCACCAAGGAGAAGGTGGAGGTGGCCCGCGACGCCTGTCACGTCGTCGAGGAGGAGACCGCCGAACACGAGCCCTGGCAGGCGTTCGGCGCCGTGCTCGGGAAGGCCACGGGCGTGAAAGGTGACAACCGCGTCCACGGCTGGGTCGTCGCCGTCCGCTCCGTCGAGAGCCGGGACGGGATGACCGCCCGCGCCCAGGAGCTCGACTGGGACACGCTCCAGCGGATCCAGAGCCGGATCACCGGGATGAACGACAACGTCTCGCGAGTGGTGTACGACGTGACCCACAAACCGCCCGCGACGATCGAGTACGAATGA
- a CDS encoding glutamine hydrolyzing CTP synthase — protein sequence MPTDPQRYDPDLGRKFVFVTGGVMSGLGKGITAASTGRLLSNAGFDVTAVKIDPYLNVDAGTMNPYQHGEVYVLKDGGEVDLDLGNYERFLGVDMTSDHNVTTGKVYQNVIESERAGDYLGETVQVIPHITNDIKRRIREAAEGSDVCLIEIGGTVGDIEGMPYLEALRQFAHEEDDEDILFTHVTLVPYSKNGEQKTKPTQHSVKELRSIGLQPDILVGRCENELDEKTKEKIALFCDVPTDAVFSNPDVEDVYHVPLMVEQEGLDEYVMERLDLQDEALPEDERSTEWRDLVTRERTETVEVALVGKYDLEDAYMSVHEALKHAGIQRGVEVDVQWVDADDMDDCHAERLENADGVVVPGGFGSRGSEGKIEAVRYARENDVPFLGLCLGFQMAVIEHARNVVGLEGADSTEIESDTPHPVIDLLPEQYETEEMGGTMRLGTHETEIDEGTLAAAVYGDTSCTERHRHRYEVNPEYIPQLEADGLTFSGYADNRMEIVERTDHPYFIGTQFHPEFRSRPDRASPPFVGLLDAILDEQGDETAETEVSA from the coding sequence ATGCCGACGGACCCGCAGCGCTACGACCCCGACCTCGGACGGAAGTTCGTGTTCGTGACAGGCGGGGTGATGTCCGGCCTCGGCAAGGGCATCACCGCCGCGAGCACCGGACGCCTCCTCTCGAACGCCGGCTTCGACGTGACAGCCGTGAAGATCGACCCCTACCTCAACGTCGACGCCGGGACGATGAACCCCTACCAGCACGGCGAGGTGTACGTGCTGAAAGACGGCGGCGAGGTCGACTTGGACCTCGGGAACTACGAGCGGTTCCTCGGGGTCGACATGACCTCCGACCACAACGTCACCACTGGGAAGGTGTACCAGAACGTCATCGAGAGCGAGCGCGCCGGCGACTATCTCGGGGAGACGGTGCAGGTCATCCCCCACATCACCAACGACATCAAGCGACGTATCCGCGAGGCCGCGGAGGGCAGCGACGTCTGTCTGATCGAGATCGGCGGCACCGTCGGCGACATCGAGGGGATGCCGTACCTCGAAGCGCTCCGGCAGTTCGCCCACGAGGAGGACGACGAGGACATCCTCTTTACCCACGTCACGCTGGTCCCCTACTCGAAAAACGGCGAGCAGAAGACCAAGCCAACCCAGCACTCCGTGAAGGAACTGCGGTCGATCGGGCTCCAGCCCGATATCTTGGTCGGGCGCTGTGAGAACGAGCTCGACGAGAAGACGAAAGAGAAGATCGCGCTGTTCTGTGACGTGCCCACCGACGCGGTGTTCTCCAACCCCGACGTCGAGGACGTCTACCACGTCCCGCTGATGGTCGAACAGGAGGGCCTCGACGAGTACGTGATGGAGCGCCTCGACCTGCAGGACGAGGCGCTGCCCGAAGACGAGCGCTCGACGGAGTGGCGCGACCTCGTCACCCGCGAGCGTACCGAGACCGTCGAGGTCGCGCTGGTCGGGAAGTACGATCTGGAGGACGCGTACATGTCGGTCCACGAGGCGCTGAAACACGCCGGCATCCAGCGCGGCGTCGAGGTCGACGTGCAGTGGGTCGACGCCGACGACATGGACGACTGTCACGCCGAACGGCTCGAGAACGCCGACGGCGTCGTCGTCCCTGGCGGCTTCGGCTCCCGGGGCAGCGAGGGGAAGATCGAGGCGGTGCGCTACGCTCGTGAGAACGACGTCCCGTTCCTCGGGCTCTGTCTCGGCTTCCAGATGGCGGTCATCGAGCACGCCCGGAACGTCGTCGGGCTGGAGGGCGCCGACAGCACCGAGATCGAGTCCGACACGCCCCACCCCGTGATCGACCTGCTGCCCGAGCAGTACGAGACCGAGGAGATGGGCGGGACGATGCGGCTGGGCACCCACGAGACCGAGATCGACGAGGGCACCCTCGCCGCGGCGGTGTACGGCGACACCTCCTGTACGGAACGGCACCGCCACCGCTACGAGGTGAATCCGGAGTATATCCCGCAGCTGGAAGCCGACGGGCTGACGTTCTCGGGGTACGCTGACAACCGTATGGAGATCGTCGAACGCACCGACCACCCGTACTTCATCGGCACACAGTTCCACCCCGAGTTCCGCTCTCGGCCCGACCGCGCGAGCCCGCCCTTTGTCGGCCTGCTCGACGCGATCCTCGACGAACAGGGCGACGAAACCGCCGAAACGGAGGTGAGCGCCTGA
- a CDS encoding 5'-deoxyadenosine deaminase, protein MLLTGTVVVDAETTIEDGAVVTAGDRIEAVGPASDLRERFPAHEHRAFDIVAPGLVGAHVHSVQSLGRGVADDAELLDWLFDHVLPMEAGLDAEGMRLAADLGYLECLASGTTTVIDHLSVHHAAEAFEAARDRGIRARMGKVLMDTESPDGLEQSTEQALRDSEALIRQYHGVENGRIQYAVTPRFAVSCTEACLRGARELADRYDGVTIHTHASENEDEIAAVETETGMRNVHWLDEVGLTGEDVVLAHCVHTDEAEREVLADTGTNVTHCPSSNMKLASGIAPVEDYLSRGVTVALGNDGPPCNNTLDAFTEMRQASLLAKVDDNDPTAVAAETAFEMATENGAAAAGFENVGALREGWKADVVGLTTDSERATPVHDPVSHLVFAAHGDDVEFTMVDGRVCYEDGEHVGVDAAAIRERAQAYAEELFAAI, encoded by the coding sequence ATGCTACTCACCGGAACGGTCGTCGTCGACGCCGAGACGACCATCGAGGACGGCGCCGTCGTCACGGCGGGCGACCGCATCGAGGCCGTCGGCCCCGCCAGCGACCTCCGCGAGCGGTTCCCGGCCCACGAGCACCGCGCGTTCGACATCGTCGCCCCCGGACTCGTGGGCGCGCACGTCCACTCCGTCCAGTCGCTGGGTCGCGGTGTCGCCGACGACGCCGAACTGCTCGACTGGCTGTTCGACCACGTGCTGCCGATGGAGGCCGGCCTCGACGCCGAGGGGATGCGCCTCGCCGCCGACCTCGGCTATCTGGAGTGTCTGGCCTCGGGCACGACGACCGTGATCGACCACCTGTCGGTCCACCACGCCGCCGAGGCGTTCGAGGCCGCCCGCGACCGCGGGATCCGCGCCCGGATGGGGAAGGTGCTGATGGACACGGAGTCGCCCGACGGCCTCGAACAGTCGACCGAGCAGGCGCTCCGGGACAGCGAGGCGCTGATCCGGCAGTACCACGGCGTCGAGAACGGTCGGATCCAGTACGCCGTGACGCCGCGATTTGCCGTCTCCTGTACCGAGGCGTGCCTGCGCGGCGCCCGCGAGCTCGCGGACCGCTACGACGGCGTCACGATCCACACCCACGCCAGCGAGAACGAAGACGAGATCGCCGCCGTCGAGACGGAAACCGGGATGCGGAACGTCCACTGGCTCGACGAGGTCGGCCTCACCGGCGAGGACGTGGTGCTGGCCCACTGCGTCCACACCGACGAGGCCGAGCGCGAGGTGCTCGCGGACACGGGGACGAACGTCACCCACTGCCCGTCCTCGAACATGAAGCTCGCCTCGGGAATCGCGCCGGTCGAGGACTACCTGAGCCGCGGGGTCACGGTCGCGCTGGGCAACGACGGCCCGCCCTGCAACAACACGCTCGACGCGTTCACCGAGATGCGGCAGGCCAGCCTGCTCGCGAAGGTCGACGACAACGACCCCACCGCCGTCGCCGCCGAGACCGCCTTCGAGATGGCGACTGAGAACGGCGCCGCGGCCGCCGGCTTCGAGAACGTGGGCGCGCTCCGGGAGGGGTGGAAAGCCGACGTGGTGGGGCTCACGACCGACAGCGAGCGTGCGACGCCGGTCCACGACCCCGTCTCCCACCTCGTGTTCGCGGCCCACGGCGACGACGTCGAGTTCACGATGGTCGACGGCCGGGTGTGCTACGAGGACGGCGAGCACGTCGGCGTCGACGCGGCGGCGATCCGCGAGCGTGCACAGGCGTACGCCGAGGAACTGTTCGCGGCGATCTGA
- a CDS encoding XapX domain-containing protein, giving the protein MNVAAVVAALAVGIVTGALFTFLRLPIPAPPALPGVVAIVGIYVGYYVMAHLGWGFDLLDALGF; this is encoded by the coding sequence ATGAACGTCGCTGCCGTCGTCGCGGCTCTCGCCGTCGGGATCGTCACCGGGGCGCTGTTCACGTTCCTCCGACTGCCGATCCCGGCGCCGCCGGCGCTCCCGGGCGTCGTCGCGATCGTGGGGATCTACGTTGGCTACTACGTGATGGCGCATCTCGGCTGGGGGTTCGATCTGCTGGATGCGCTGGGATTCTGA